From a single Nothobranchius furzeri strain GRZ-AD chromosome 7, NfurGRZ-RIMD1, whole genome shotgun sequence genomic region:
- the LOC139070641 gene encoding spectrin alpha chain, non-erythrocytic 1-like isoform X2, with protein sequence MEEGHFAGSEPSARQNILILHVLTPDLLTQQQQVAPTDDETGKELVLALFDYQEKSPGEVTMKKGDILTLLNSTNKVVLLELASLAE encoded by the exons atggaggaag gtcacttcgctggttcagaaccttcggcccgtcagaacattcttatcctccacgttctaacaccagacctgttaacccaacagcaacaagtggctccaactgacgatgagaccgggaaggagctggttctggctctgttcgactaccaggagaagagtcctggagaggtcaccatgaagaagggcgacatcctcacgctgctcaacagcaccaacaag gttgttttacttgaactcgcgtctttagctgaatga
- the LOC139070641 gene encoding uncharacterized protein isoform X1, whose amino-acid sequence MKALSVTWQLWVIRSAFLIGTRTRVVSGDTFFMVLVTPPQPFLISNQRGAFLFKVDGGQNLTPEDCLSFGFLSTSLDTDLYSRIWIFNTRTLSPPSITHLSSHPLPHPPGRPASLHLCSLSCASPGSLPLPPPANTYTHHNAELLLQFQPQTYLCTLSSSL is encoded by the exons atgaaggctttgagcgtgacctggcagctctgggtgataaggtccgctttcctgatcggtaccaggacccgagttgtctctggagacacgttcttcatggttctggtgactccaccccagccgttcctgatcagcaatcagcggggtgctttcctatttaaggtggatggaggacaaaatttgacgccagaagattgcctcagttttg gattcctgtcgacctcattggatactgacctctactccaggatttggatattcaacacacggaccttatcaccaccctccataacccacctctcatctcacccgttgccccatccaccaggacgccccgcttctctccacctctgctccctctcctgcgcttcccccggctctctacctctccctcctccagccaacacatacacccaccaca atgctgagctgttgttgcagttccaaccacagacttatctgtgcaccttaagttcctccttataa